Proteins encoded by one window of Halomonas sp. Bachu 37:
- the rng gene encoding ribonuclease G — MSGEVLINLTPMETRVAVVENGVLQEALIERSRRRGIVGNIYKGKVVRVLPGMQAAFVDIGLERAAFIHAHEVMPSGTPAEEQLTIGQLLHEGQALVVQVTKDPIASKGARLTTHLSIPSRYLVYMPDSPHHGVSQRIEDEQERERLRELLETSAAEQTLEIHGGFIVRTAAEGVGKEELSGDMHFLLRLWRKVSERKITASSPSVIYDDLPLFMRTLRDFMRDEIEKVRIDSRENFLKLVEFAEEFMPAAVDRIEYYPGERPIFDLYSVEDEIQKALGRKVQLKSGGYLVIDPTEAMTTIDVNTGGYVGHRNLEETIFKTNLEAATAIARQLRLRNLGGIIIIDFIDMEDTEHQRQVLRVLEKALERDHAKTKCTGVTELGLVQLTRKRTRESLEQTLCEACPTCAGRGTLKTPETICYEIFREILREERAYSAETYMVLASQPVVDRLLDEESAAVADLEMFIGKTIRFQVEQHYSQELYDIVLM; from the coding sequence ATGAGCGGCGAAGTACTCATCAATCTGACACCGATGGAGACCCGCGTGGCGGTCGTTGAAAACGGTGTCCTGCAGGAAGCGCTGATTGAGCGTTCTCGCCGTCGCGGCATCGTGGGCAATATCTACAAGGGCAAGGTGGTACGGGTTCTTCCCGGCATGCAGGCGGCATTTGTCGATATCGGCCTGGAGCGGGCGGCTTTCATTCATGCCCATGAAGTCATGCCATCCGGTACCCCCGCGGAGGAGCAGCTCACCATCGGCCAGCTATTGCATGAAGGCCAGGCGTTGGTCGTGCAAGTGACCAAGGACCCCATCGCTTCCAAGGGCGCCCGACTCACGACTCATCTCTCGATACCCTCGCGTTATCTGGTGTACATGCCTGACTCGCCACATCACGGCGTCTCCCAGCGCATCGAGGACGAGCAGGAGCGTGAACGCCTGCGCGAGTTGCTGGAAACGAGCGCCGCCGAGCAGACCCTGGAGATTCACGGCGGGTTTATCGTTCGAACCGCGGCCGAAGGGGTGGGTAAGGAAGAGCTTAGTGGCGACATGCATTTCCTGCTGCGTCTGTGGCGCAAGGTCAGCGAACGCAAGATCACAGCGAGTTCTCCCTCCGTCATCTACGACGACCTGCCGTTGTTCATGCGTACCTTGCGCGATTTCATGCGTGACGAGATCGAGAAAGTCCGCATCGATTCCCGGGAGAACTTTCTCAAGCTGGTGGAATTCGCCGAGGAGTTCATGCCCGCGGCGGTGGACCGTATCGAATACTATCCCGGTGAACGTCCCATCTTTGATCTATACAGTGTCGAGGACGAGATCCAAAAGGCTCTGGGACGCAAGGTGCAGCTCAAGTCGGGCGGCTACCTTGTGATCGATCCGACCGAGGCGATGACGACGATCGATGTCAATACCGGTGGCTATGTCGGTCATCGCAATCTCGAAGAGACCATCTTCAAGACCAACCTGGAAGCCGCCACCGCGATTGCGCGGCAGCTGCGCCTGCGTAACTTGGGCGGCATCATCATTATCGATTTCATCGATATGGAAGATACCGAACATCAGCGGCAGGTACTGAGGGTGCTGGAAAAAGCACTCGAACGCGATCATGCCAAGACCAAGTGTACCGGGGTCACCGAGTTGGGTTTGGTACAACTGACGCGTAAGCGAACTCGGGAAAGTCTCGAGCAGACGCTGTGCGAAGCCTGCCCGACCTGCGCGGGGCGCGGCACGCTGAAGACACCGGAAACGATATGTTACGAGATCTTTCGGGAGATATTGCGCGAAGAGCGCGCCTACAGCGCCGAGACCTACATGGTGCTGGCCTCGCAGCCCGTCGTGGACCGCCTGCTCGACGAAGAGTCGGCGGCGGTTGCCGATCTCGAGATGTTCATCGGCAAGACCATTCGTTTC
- a CDS encoding Maf family protein: MLSFPTVSSPTLCLASASPRRRMLLESIGVKVVVQSCDIDETPASGELPTGYVTRLARAKADAARHVDLPTLGSDTAIVLDGEILGKPRDAAHAAVMLRALSGRTHEVLTGVAVHGSRGDFYACVTTQVEMRDLSDREIAAYWGTGEPEGKAGGYAIQGLAAVFIKRIVGSYSAVVGLPLYETAELLRQHDVPLWSGIWTPDLLDDT; the protein is encoded by the coding sequence ATGTTATCTTTCCCAACTGTTTCCTCCCCGACGTTATGTCTGGCCTCGGCATCGCCTCGACGGCGCATGCTGCTGGAGTCGATCGGGGTGAAAGTGGTGGTGCAATCTTGCGATATAGACGAAACCCCCGCGTCCGGCGAGCTACCCACCGGATATGTGACGCGGCTGGCCAGAGCCAAGGCTGACGCGGCCAGACATGTCGACTTGCCCACACTCGGCTCGGACACGGCCATCGTGCTCGACGGTGAGATACTGGGAAAGCCCCGCGATGCGGCTCACGCCGCCGTGATGCTGAGGGCGCTTTCCGGGCGCACCCATGAAGTGCTGACCGGCGTGGCGGTTCACGGCTCACGGGGAGATTTCTATGCCTGCGTCACCACCCAGGTGGAAATGCGTGATCTGAGCGACAGGGAAATTGCGGCATACTGGGGCACCGGTGAACCCGAGGGCAAGGCCGGAGGATATGCTATTCAGGGGCTGGCAGCCGTTTTCATCAAGCGAATCGTTGGAAGTTACTCCGCCGTGGTGGGCTTGCCGTTATACGAAACCGCCGAATTGCTGCGCCAGCACGACGTGCCGCTGTGGAGCGGTATCTGGACCCCTGATCTTCTGGATGACACTTAG
- the mreD gene encoding rod shape-determining protein MreD codes for MARTPLIPLLAIWFSLLLALCLQVMPLADGWQVWRPDWLGLMLIYWCMRTPEQVGVFHGFVLGILLDLINGTALGQNALTLSLLAFLCALVYPRFRAYSLLQQAALVWVLLGIVQLVEQWLRTMIGDFSIHLAFLIPSLISAALWPWLATMFKALEQRLARP; via the coding sequence ATGGCCCGTACCCCCTTGATACCGTTGCTGGCGATCTGGTTCAGCTTGTTGCTGGCCTTGTGCCTGCAGGTGATGCCGCTGGCGGATGGCTGGCAGGTATGGCGTCCTGACTGGCTGGGACTCATGTTGATCTACTGGTGCATGCGTACCCCGGAACAGGTCGGCGTCTTCCACGGGTTCGTGCTGGGGATTCTGCTGGACCTGATCAATGGAACGGCTCTGGGTCAGAATGCCTTGACGTTGTCGCTTCTGGCGTTCCTTTGCGCCCTGGTGTATCCGCGGTTTCGCGCCTACTCCCTGCTCCAGCAAGCGGCACTAGTATGGGTGTTGCTGGGTATCGTGCAATTGGTCGAGCAATGGTTGAGGACGATGATCGGCGATTTTTCCATTCATCTGGCCTTTCTTATCCCGTCGCTGATCAGTGCCGCTCTGTGGCCGTGGCTGGCGACGATGTTCAAGGCGCTGGAGCAACGTCTGGCACGGCCTTGA
- the mreC gene encoding rod shape-determining protein MreC — protein MPIKPLFSHGPLPGYRLFFCVLAASALMFVDQRFTRMESVRAQLTMVVAPIQWVVSVPSDILNWGTLALSDQRTLAEENQRLREQILTLSHRAQRMANLTAENVRLRELLGAAQRDDLPYMTAELLSLDNDPFSHQMVIDRGRRNGAYVGQPVLDASGLVGQVTAISAYSSRVLLLTDASHALPVQINRNGLRFIVQGSGRYGALNVLHVPDTADIREGDLLTTSGMAGRFPTGYPVARVTEVYHDPGRPFAQVTAAPMAKLQRSRHFLLLFPPRREGLRNPVWDEALPHVLSSEAIEAAERLAPPPVDAESTGSEAR, from the coding sequence TTGCCTATCAAACCGCTGTTCTCGCACGGACCCTTGCCTGGCTACCGGTTGTTTTTCTGTGTCTTGGCGGCGAGCGCGCTGATGTTTGTCGACCAGCGTTTTACCCGCATGGAAAGTGTGCGCGCCCAGTTGACCATGGTGGTGGCCCCCATTCAGTGGGTGGTGAGTGTCCCTAGCGATATTCTCAACTGGGGCACACTGGCCTTGTCGGACCAACGCACGCTTGCCGAGGAGAACCAGCGCCTGCGTGAACAGATCCTCACGCTTTCCCACCGTGCCCAGCGCATGGCCAACCTGACGGCGGAAAATGTCCGCCTGAGGGAGCTGCTGGGCGCGGCGCAACGCGATGACCTGCCTTACATGACCGCCGAACTCCTGTCGCTGGACAATGATCCCTTTAGCCATCAAATGGTGATCGACCGCGGACGCCGCAATGGCGCCTACGTCGGCCAGCCGGTCCTGGATGCCTCGGGCCTGGTGGGCCAGGTCACGGCAATTTCCGCCTACTCCAGTCGCGTATTGTTGTTGACCGATGCCAGCCATGCCTTGCCGGTCCAGATCAACCGCAACGGCTTGCGCTTTATCGTTCAGGGTAGCGGGCGTTACGGCGCCTTGAACGTACTTCACGTTCCCGATACAGCGGATATTCGCGAAGGCGATCTGCTCACCACATCGGGAATGGCGGGACGCTTCCCGACGGGCTATCCGGTCGCTCGGGTGACCGAGGTGTATCACGATCCCGGCCGGCCGTTTGCCCAGGTGACGGCGGCTCCCATGGCCAAGCTGCAACGGTCACGACATTTCCTGCTGCTGTTTCCGCCACGGCGTGAGGGGTTGCGAAATCCCGTATGGGACGAGGCGTTGCCCCACGTTCTTTCATCGGAAGCGATCGAGGCGGCGGAGCGGCTGGCGCCACCACCCGTGGACGCAGAATCGACCGGCTCGGAGGCACGCTGA
- a CDS encoding rod shape-determining protein → MFKRLRGLFSSDLSIDLGTANTLIYVRGRGIVLDEPSVVAIRQSGNMRSVASVGADAKRMLGRTPGNITAIRPMKDGVIADFTVTEQMLQHFIRKVHQSTFLTPSPRVLVCVPCMSTQVERRAIRESAEGAGAREVFLIEEPMAAAIGAGLPVEEAQGSMVVDIGGGTTEIAIISLNGVVYSESIRVGGDRFDEAITAYVRRHYGSLIGEATAERIKEEIGCAYPGGELREIDVRGRNLAEGVPRSFTLNSHEILEALQETLGSIIAAVKSALEQSPPELASDIAERGLVLTGGGALLRDLDKLIAEETGLPVIVAEDPLTCVARGGGKALEMIDQHTFELLSSD, encoded by the coding sequence ATGTTCAAACGTTTGAGGGGGCTGTTTTCCAGCGATCTATCGATCGACTTGGGAACGGCCAATACACTGATTTACGTACGCGGTCGTGGCATCGTGCTCGACGAGCCATCCGTGGTGGCGATTCGCCAATCCGGCAACATGCGCAGCGTGGCATCGGTGGGTGCCGACGCCAAGCGCATGCTGGGGCGCACGCCCGGCAACATCACCGCCATTCGGCCGATGAAGGACGGTGTCATCGCCGATTTCACCGTCACCGAGCAGATGTTGCAGCATTTTATCCGCAAGGTGCACCAGAGTACCTTCCTGACTCCCAGCCCACGCGTACTGGTGTGTGTGCCGTGCATGTCGACCCAGGTCGAACGGCGCGCCATACGCGAATCCGCCGAAGGGGCGGGCGCCAGGGAAGTCTTCCTCATCGAGGAGCCCATGGCCGCCGCGATCGGTGCGGGGTTGCCGGTCGAGGAGGCACAAGGCTCGATGGTGGTGGATATCGGTGGCGGAACGACCGAAATCGCCATCATCTCGCTCAACGGCGTGGTCTATTCCGAGTCCATCCGCGTCGGCGGCGACCGCTTCGATGAGGCAATCACCGCCTATGTGCGCCGCCACTATGGCAGCCTTATCGGTGAAGCTACGGCCGAGCGCATCAAGGAGGAGATCGGCTGCGCCTATCCCGGCGGCGAGTTGCGTGAGATCGATGTACGCGGTCGTAACCTGGCGGAAGGCGTTCCCCGCAGTTTCACCCTGAATTCCCACGAGATCCTCGAAGCCCTGCAGGAAACACTGGGCTCGATCATCGCGGCGGTCAAGAGCGCGCTGGAACAGTCTCCCCCCGAGTTGGCCTCGGATATCGCCGAGCGCGGCCTGGTCCTTACCGGCGGCGGCGCCTTGTTACGTGACCTCGACAAGCTGATTGCCGAAGAGACCGGCCTGCCGGTGATTGTGGCGGAAGATCCGTTGACATGTGTGGCTCGCGGAGGTGGCAAGGCGCTGGAGATGATCGACCAGCATACGTTCGAGCTACTGTCCAGCGATTGA
- the gatC gene encoding Asp-tRNA(Asn)/Glu-tRNA(Gln) amidotransferase subunit GatC: MALEESHVRRAAHLARIAVSDAQATGFVDDLNHILNMVDQLQGLDTDGVTPLSHPLDATQRLRVDEVTETDQREKFQRCAPAVENGLYLVPRVVE; encoded by the coding sequence ATGGCGCTTGAAGAGTCTCATGTGCGCCGGGCCGCGCACCTGGCCCGCATCGCGGTAAGTGATGCCCAAGCCACCGGGTTCGTCGACGACCTGAACCACATTCTCAATATGGTCGACCAGCTGCAGGGGCTGGATACCGATGGCGTGACGCCCTTGTCCCATCCGCTGGACGCCACCCAGCGGCTACGTGTCGATGAAGTGACCGAGACGGATCAGCGCGAAAAGTTCCAGCGCTGCGCCCCTGCCGTGGAAAACGGCCTGTACCTCGTTCCCCGGGTAGTGGAATAA
- the gatA gene encoding Asp-tRNA(Asn)/Glu-tRNA(Gln) amidotransferase subunit GatA: MHDKTLSELVTSLAGGELSSRELTTHYLKRIQHFDAQLNSFISVTAEQALVAADAADRARAKGEAGPLAGIPLALKDIFCTQGVKTSCGSRMLDNFVAPYDATVVERLNAAGTVSLGKTNMDEFAMGSSNESSYYGAVKNPWNFSAVPGGSSGGSAAAVAAGLVPAAMGTDTGGSIRQPAAFCGITGLKPTYGRVSRYGIIAYASSLDQAGPMARSAEDCAHLLGAIAGHDLRDSTSVARGVPDYLEALDAPLSGLKIGLPREYFGDGLDADVEAAIRSAVSVYESLGATVREVSLPHTHYAIPAYYVIAPAEASSNLSRFDGVRFGHRCKNPQDLMDLYKRSRDEGFGDEVKRRILIGTHTLSEGFFDAYYLKAQKVRRLIRQDFLDAFEEVDVLMGPASPTPAFDLGAKKDPVSMYLQDIYTIAVNLAGIPGISVPAGFVGGRPVGLQILGTHFAEAQLLNVAHQFQQATDWHRRRPALAEENA, encoded by the coding sequence ATGCATGACAAGACACTAAGCGAACTCGTTACCTCCCTGGCCGGTGGTGAACTTTCCAGCCGCGAGCTGACGACTCACTATCTCAAGCGTATTCAGCATTTCGACGCTCAACTCAACAGTTTCATCAGCGTGACCGCGGAACAGGCCCTGGTCGCTGCCGATGCCGCCGATCGCGCACGGGCCAAGGGCGAAGCCGGACCGCTGGCGGGAATTCCTCTAGCGCTGAAGGATATCTTCTGCACCCAAGGGGTAAAAACCAGCTGCGGCTCGCGGATGCTCGACAATTTTGTCGCCCCCTATGACGCCACGGTAGTGGAACGGCTGAATGCCGCCGGCACCGTCAGCCTGGGCAAGACCAACATGGATGAGTTCGCCATGGGCTCTTCCAACGAGTCCAGCTACTACGGTGCGGTAAAGAATCCCTGGAACTTTAGTGCCGTGCCCGGCGGCAGTTCCGGCGGCAGCGCCGCCGCCGTGGCAGCCGGCCTGGTACCGGCCGCCATGGGCACCGACACCGGCGGCTCCATCCGCCAGCCGGCGGCGTTCTGCGGCATCACCGGCCTCAAGCCTACCTATGGCCGTGTTTCGCGTTACGGCATCATTGCCTATGCCTCGAGCCTCGACCAGGCCGGTCCCATGGCCCGCTCGGCGGAAGATTGCGCGCACCTGCTGGGCGCCATCGCCGGGCACGACCTGCGCGACTCTACCAGCGTGGCCCGCGGCGTTCCGGATTATCTCGAAGCACTCGATGCTCCGCTCAGTGGCTTGAAGATCGGCCTGCCCAGGGAGTATTTCGGCGATGGCCTGGACGCCGACGTGGAAGCCGCCATCCGCAGCGCCGTCAGTGTCTACGAGTCGCTGGGTGCCACCGTGCGCGAAGTAAGCTTGCCGCATACCCACTACGCGATTCCCGCCTATTACGTGATCGCACCGGCGGAAGCTTCCTCCAACCTGTCGCGCTTCGACGGCGTGCGCTTCGGCCATCGCTGCAAGAATCCGCAGGATCTGATGGATCTCTACAAGCGTTCGCGGGATGAAGGCTTCGGCGATGAGGTGAAGCGCCGCATTCTGATCGGCACCCATACCCTTTCCGAAGGATTCTTCGATGCGTACTACCTCAAGGCTCAGAAGGTGCGGCGACTGATTCGCCAGGATTTCCTCGATGCCTTCGAAGAAGTCGATGTGCTGATGGGACCGGCCTCCCCCACACCGGCTTTCGACCTGGGAGCCAAGAAGGACCCGGTCTCCATGTATCTGCAGGATATCTATACCATTGCCGTCAACCTGGCGGGCATTCCGGGCATCAGTGTCCCGGCGGGCTTCGTCGGTGGGCGCCCGGTGGGCCTGCAGATTCTCGGCACGCACTTCGCCGAAGCGCAACTGCTCAATGTCGCCCACCAGTTCCAGCAAGCCACTGATTGGCACCGCCGCCGTCCCGCCCTTGCCGAGGAGAACGCATGA
- the gatB gene encoding Asp-tRNA(Asn)/Glu-tRNA(Gln) amidotransferase subunit GatB, with the protein MQWETVIGLEVHVQLATRSKIFSGASTAFGAEPNTQACAVDLGMPGVLPVLNESAVAMAVQFGLAVHADIPEVSVFDRKNYFYPDLPKGYQTSQMYHPIVGPGEVEIGFDDGTTKRIRIHHAHLEEDAGKSLHEDFHGMTGVDLNRAGTPLLEIVSEPDMRSAKEAAAYLRAIHSIVTYLGISDGNMAEGSMRCDVNVSVRPKGQEAFGTRAEIKNVNSFRFVERAIAFEVERQIELIEDGGKVVQETRLFDPERDETRSMRTKEEANDYRYFPCPDLLPVVLDNAYVEHLRDSLPELPADKRARFENELGLSAYDASVLSASRDVAEYFEAVKEVCGDAKQAANWVQGELTGALNRENLAIADSPISSRQLGELIARILDDTINGKAAKEVFQALWNGQGESADAIIEAKGLKQVTDSGAIEAMIDQVIAESPAQVAQYRDSEPEKRGKMIGYFVGQVMKASRGTANPQQVNTLLKEKLDALL; encoded by the coding sequence ATGCAATGGGAAACCGTGATCGGACTCGAGGTTCACGTCCAGCTTGCCACCCGTTCGAAAATCTTTTCCGGCGCCTCCACAGCGTTCGGTGCCGAGCCGAATACCCAGGCATGCGCGGTAGACCTGGGCATGCCCGGCGTGTTGCCGGTCCTCAACGAATCAGCCGTAGCCATGGCAGTGCAGTTCGGCCTGGCCGTCCACGCCGATATTCCCGAGGTGTCGGTCTTCGATCGCAAGAACTACTTCTATCCGGATCTGCCCAAGGGCTACCAGACCAGCCAGATGTATCACCCCATCGTCGGCCCCGGTGAAGTCGAGATAGGCTTCGACGACGGCACCACCAAGCGTATCCGCATTCACCATGCCCACCTGGAGGAAGATGCCGGGAAGTCGCTGCACGAAGATTTCCATGGCATGACCGGCGTCGATCTCAACCGCGCCGGTACACCGCTGCTGGAGATCGTCTCCGAACCCGACATGCGCAGCGCCAAGGAGGCCGCCGCTTACCTCAGGGCGATCCACTCCATCGTCACGTATCTCGGCATCTCGGATGGCAACATGGCCGAAGGCTCGATGCGCTGCGACGTCAACGTCTCGGTGCGTCCCAAGGGTCAGGAGGCGTTCGGCACCCGCGCCGAGATCAAGAACGTCAACTCGTTCCGCTTCGTCGAGCGGGCGATCGCTTTCGAGGTGGAGCGCCAGATCGAACTGATCGAGGATGGTGGCAAGGTCGTTCAGGAGACCCGTCTGTTCGACCCCGAGCGAGACGAGACTCGTAGCATGCGTACCAAGGAGGAGGCCAACGACTATCGTTACTTCCCCTGCCCCGACCTGCTGCCGGTGGTGCTGGACAATGCCTATGTGGAGCACTTGCGCGACAGCCTGCCCGAGCTTCCTGCCGATAAGCGGGCACGCTTCGAGAATGAGCTGGGACTTTCCGCCTACGATGCGAGCGTGCTTTCCGCCAGCCGTGACGTGGCCGAGTACTTCGAAGCGGTCAAGGAGGTCTGCGGGGATGCCAAGCAGGCCGCCAACTGGGTACAGGGCGAGCTTACCGGCGCGCTCAATCGGGAAAACCTGGCGATCGCCGATAGTCCGATCTCCTCCCGTCAGCTGGGAGAACTTATCGCCCGCATCCTGGATGACACCATCAACGGCAAGGCGGCCAAGGAAGTCTTCCAGGCCCTGTGGAACGGCCAGGGAGAAAGTGCCGACGCGATCATCGAAGCCAAGGGCTTGAAACAGGTCACCGACAGCGGCGCCATCGAGGCGATGATCGATCAGGTGATCGCGGAAAGCCCCGCCCAGGTGGCTCAGTATCGCGACTCGGAGCCGGAAAAGCGCGGCAAGATGATCGGCTATTTCGTCGGTCAGGTGATGAAGGCCTCGCGCGGTACCGCCAACCCGCAGCAGGTCAACACCTTGCTCAAGGAAAAACTCGATGCCTTGCTGTAA
- the sixA gene encoding phosphohistidine phosphatase SixA, with product MARMGIMRHGEAAAGAPDSRRELTEQGRREVRKMARWLAQRDDIGAIRLVASPFVRAQQTAGIIGKILAVPVETLTCLTPDDTVQSVSDWLLEWFDDGAYLLLVSHMPLVGDLTAMLVEGSRERGLAFPTAALAELEAPIWAPGCATMKRFTQPGQL from the coding sequence ATGGCAAGAATGGGAATCATGCGCCATGGCGAAGCCGCTGCGGGCGCGCCGGACAGTCGGCGCGAATTGACCGAGCAGGGCCGGCGTGAAGTACGCAAGATGGCCCGCTGGTTGGCGCAGCGCGATGATATCGGTGCCATCCGGCTCGTCGCCAGCCCTTTCGTTCGTGCCCAACAGACGGCGGGTATCATCGGCAAGATATTGGCCGTCCCTGTCGAGACTCTGACGTGTCTGACCCCCGACGATACTGTGCAGTCCGTCAGCGACTGGTTGCTGGAGTGGTTTGATGACGGCGCATACTTGCTGCTGGTCAGCCATATGCCGTTGGTGGGAGACTTGACGGCAATGTTGGTGGAGGGGTCTCGAGAGCGCGGGTTGGCGTTTCCCACCGCGGCGCTTGCCGAGCTGGAAGCGCCGATCTGGGCGCCGGGCTGCGCCACCATGAAGCGCTTTACGCAGCCCGGCCAGCTCTAG
- a CDS encoding NAD(P)H-dependent glycerol-3-phosphate dehydrogenase, with amino-acid sequence MSEQQINVAVLGGGSFGTALASIAADNGARVRQWMRDGELVDQINSTHRNGRYLPAYAINPAVTASTDMATVLEDAELVLIAIPSKAFRSVVQAARPWLKPEQILVSTTKGIEQESFLLMSEVLDQEIGFPHVGVIAGPNLASEIADKQLTATVIASHDPLTRTRVQQVLGCRYFRVYASDDRHGVELGGALKNIYAIAAGMAAALGMGENTRSMLMTRALAEMSRFAVAQGANPMTFLGLAGVGDLIVTCSSNLSRNYRVGYALGQGQTLEQAVDSLGQVAEGVNTVRLVCDKARNSGVYMPLAEGLYHVLFDNVPPKDMALSLMMGEQSSDVEFVLPREAVQQAHRNSTGTSSDESGGDGPERT; translated from the coding sequence ATGTCTGAGCAACAAATCAACGTGGCCGTGCTGGGAGGAGGAAGTTTCGGTACGGCATTGGCCAGTATCGCCGCCGACAACGGGGCCCGGGTTCGCCAATGGATGCGCGATGGCGAACTGGTCGACCAGATCAACTCGACCCACCGCAATGGGCGCTACCTGCCCGCCTATGCCATCAATCCCGCCGTTACCGCCTCGACCGACATGGCGACCGTGCTGGAAGATGCCGAGCTGGTACTGATCGCCATTCCCTCCAAGGCGTTTCGCAGCGTGGTCCAGGCTGCCAGGCCCTGGCTAAAGCCCGAGCAGATACTGGTGAGCACCACCAAGGGCATCGAACAGGAGAGCTTCCTGTTGATGAGCGAGGTGCTGGATCAGGAAATTGGTTTTCCCCATGTGGGAGTCATCGCCGGCCCTAATCTGGCTTCGGAAATCGCCGACAAGCAGCTGACCGCTACGGTGATCGCCAGCCACGATCCTCTAACACGTACCCGCGTCCAGCAGGTGCTCGGCTGCCGCTACTTTCGTGTCTACGCCAGCGACGACCGTCACGGGGTGGAACTGGGCGGGGCGCTGAAGAATATCTACGCCATTGCGGCGGGCATGGCGGCGGCCCTGGGCATGGGTGAGAACACCCGCAGTATGCTGATGACCCGGGCCTTGGCCGAAATGAGCCGTTTTGCGGTGGCTCAAGGCGCCAATCCGATGACCTTTCTCGGCCTCGCTGGTGTGGGGGATCTGATCGTGACGTGCTCGTCGAACCTGTCGCGCAACTACCGTGTGGGCTACGCCTTGGGACAGGGGCAGACGCTCGAGCAGGCGGTGGACTCCCTGGGCCAGGTCGCGGAAGGCGTGAACACGGTGCGTCTGGTCTGCGACAAGGCGCGCAATTCCGGCGTTTACATGCCCTTGGCGGAAGGCTTGTATCACGTGCTGTTCGACAATGTTCCGCCCAAGGACATGGCACTCTCGTTGATGATGGGAGAACAGAGTAGCGACGTGGAATTCGTGCTGCCGCGTGAGGCGGTACAGCAGGCGCATCGCAACAGTACAGGAACTTCGTCCGACGAGTCGGGAGGCGATGGGCCCGAACGTACATAA